From Algoriphagus sp. NG3, the proteins below share one genomic window:
- a CDS encoding peptidylprolyl isomerase — MINRTISAYIFFILLAFESSLTAKTIQAPQQQDPLLTIGGKAVDKDELIYLLSKGKKSEPGTPGMSREEFDENLDLFVNYKLKVREAEALGLAETEEFNREFESFRETLKAPFLIRNSLEEGELRKAYSRMQEIIRASHILLQFPPNASKEDSLIVLRMALKLEDEIKNGGDINELALEYSDDPSAQVNKGDLGFFTALQMVQPFEDAAYSLQPGQVSSPVLTNFGYHIIKVKDRQPNPGQVKVSHILVRIDEQAPDSDDLAKRKVADIYKEIQKENTIWEDIVKNYSEDPSSSKKGGTLPWFSIGSMIPEFEMAAFSLSEIGEVSPPVKTRYGYHILRLEDKKPVDSFEAMEDNIRSRILKDSRSTMIQSQVMAIQKSRYAFKENEANIAKISSEVKATSKSAWLQEAAEKDLANDQLFSLQGKSYVMKDLLGFMEEEEITLTNNGDIFETWYERFAAEELNHAEEADLQANNKEYRMLLKEYRDGILLFSLMNEQVWQKGLLDSIAQRDFYEQNIQNYQWKSRVSAYIIKVLDMTQLETARKQLQSSPFSQELIETFENSYENTKPLAFQTESGNIEYEEHPVLSKADLNAEYQELEVNGHLHLLVLGDKSGPEPKKFNETRGVVIRDYQESLDKTLVESLRKKYPIKINPKAKEETFIALNQ, encoded by the coding sequence ATGATAAACCGAACAATTTCGGCATATATATTCTTCATCCTCCTGGCATTCGAGTCTTCCCTGACTGCAAAGACCATTCAGGCACCGCAGCAGCAAGATCCTTTATTGACCATTGGGGGCAAGGCCGTGGATAAGGATGAGCTGATATACCTGCTTTCTAAAGGAAAAAAATCCGAGCCCGGAACACCCGGTATGTCCCGAGAGGAGTTTGACGAAAATCTCGATCTCTTCGTGAATTATAAACTAAAGGTGAGAGAAGCCGAAGCACTTGGGCTCGCCGAGACGGAAGAATTCAACCGTGAATTCGAGTCCTTCCGAGAGACGCTGAAGGCACCTTTTCTAATCCGCAATTCCCTAGAAGAAGGCGAACTTAGAAAAGCCTATTCCAGAATGCAGGAAATCATACGCGCCAGCCATATTCTTCTGCAATTTCCTCCCAATGCCTCCAAGGAAGACAGTCTAATTGTTCTTCGCATGGCCTTAAAACTAGAAGATGAGATCAAAAATGGAGGAGATATAAACGAATTGGCGCTGGAATATTCCGATGACCCTTCCGCTCAGGTAAACAAAGGGGATTTGGGCTTTTTCACAGCGCTCCAGATGGTACAACCGTTCGAGGATGCGGCTTATTCCCTCCAGCCTGGACAGGTTTCTTCACCCGTATTGACGAATTTTGGATACCATATCATCAAGGTAAAAGACCGTCAACCCAATCCAGGGCAGGTGAAAGTATCACATATACTCGTCAGAATAGATGAGCAGGCTCCTGATTCAGACGATTTGGCAAAGCGAAAAGTCGCTGATATCTACAAAGAAATCCAGAAAGAAAACACCATATGGGAGGACATTGTAAAAAACTACTCTGAGGATCCTTCCAGTAGTAAAAAAGGCGGAACCCTACCTTGGTTTAGCATTGGATCTATGATTCCCGAGTTCGAAATGGCCGCATTTTCCTTGTCAGAAATCGGGGAAGTCTCTCCGCCTGTTAAGACCCGATATGGCTATCATATACTCAGGCTTGAGGACAAGAAGCCCGTGGACAGCTTCGAAGCTATGGAAGACAACATTAGATCCAGGATTCTGAAAGATTCCCGCTCCACTATGATCCAGTCCCAAGTGATGGCGATTCAGAAATCCCGCTATGCTTTCAAAGAAAACGAGGCAAACATTGCCAAAATAAGTTCGGAAGTAAAAGCAACAAGCAAGAGCGCCTGGCTGCAGGAAGCTGCTGAAAAAGACCTGGCAAACGACCAGCTCTTCTCTCTCCAGGGTAAAAGCTACGTCATGAAAGACCTGCTTGGCTTTATGGAAGAGGAGGAGATTACCCTTACAAACAATGGGGACATTTTCGAAACCTGGTATGAACGGTTCGCAGCAGAGGAGCTCAATCATGCCGAAGAAGCCGATTTGCAGGCAAACAACAAAGAATACCGTATGCTCTTGAAAGAATATAGAGACGGCATTCTACTATTCTCCCTCATGAATGAACAAGTCTGGCAAAAAGGCCTGCTCGATTCCATAGCACAAAGAGATTTTTATGAGCAAAACATTCAAAATTACCAGTGGAAGAGTAGAGTCAGTGCCTACATCATAAAGGTTCTTGACATGACTCAATTAGAAACAGCAAGGAAACAACTTCAATCCAGCCCATTTTCCCAGGAATTGATTGAGACATTTGAAAATAGTTATGAAAACACGAAACCTTTAGCTTTCCAAACCGAATCAGGAAATATAGAATATGAAGAACATCCTGTCCTATCAAAAGCAGATCTAAATGCCGAATATCAGGAGCTGGAAGTGAACGGGCATTTGCACCTTCTTGTCCTTGGGGACAAGAGTGGCCCAGAGCCCAAGAAATTTAACGAAACGCGGGGAGTGGTGATTAGGGACTACCAGGAATCCTTGGACAAAACCCTGGTAGAATCCTTACGGAAAAAATACCCAATCAAGATAAACCCTAAGGCGAAGGAAGAAACCTTTATAGCTTTGAATCAATAA
- a CDS encoding ATP-binding protein codes for MKISCQTTALSDLRVFLKESLKDFRLSEIDQLQITLAVEEVCANLIIHSHKCNALDYIVLNIKQNPGKLIFEITDEGKAFNMLDYEVPDLNKVKGEKRKGGLGIILVKKIMDEIEFESSEGKNTCRLIKWFQS; via the coding sequence ATGAAAATATCGTGTCAAACGACAGCGTTGTCTGATCTACGGGTCTTTTTGAAAGAAAGCCTGAAAGACTTCCGCCTGTCTGAAATAGACCAGCTTCAGATCACCCTGGCCGTGGAAGAGGTATGCGCCAATCTGATAATCCATTCACATAAGTGTAATGCACTGGATTATATTGTACTGAACATCAAACAAAATCCAGGAAAATTGATTTTTGAAATAACCGATGAAGGGAAGGCATTCAATATGCTTGACTATGAGGTGCCGGATCTTAATAAAGTAAAAGGAGAAAAGCGAAAAGGAGGTTTAGGCATAATTTTGGTCAAGAAGATTATGGATGAAATCGAGTTTGAATCAAGCGAAGGCAAAAACACCTGCCGACTCATCAAGTGGTTTCAATCCTAA
- a CDS encoding STAS domain-containing protein, whose protein sequence is MLTIEIQKENGYDILLLSGEVDASNSVILDEAITNLVNDGSKAILVDAAGLEYISSAGLGVFMSYLEDFQEKNIGLKIYSLSERVFEVFKILGLDQLMHIYPDKESALLS, encoded by the coding sequence ATGCTAACAATAGAAATCCAGAAAGAAAACGGCTATGACATATTGCTATTGAGCGGTGAAGTAGATGCCAGTAACTCGGTAATATTAGATGAGGCGATCACTAATCTTGTCAATGATGGAAGCAAAGCTATTTTAGTAGATGCCGCAGGTCTGGAATATATTTCTTCTGCAGGGCTAGGGGTGTTTATGTCTTACTTGGAAGATTTTCAGGAAAAAAACATCGGGTTGAAAATCTACTCCCTTTCCGAAAGGGTCTTCGAGGTTTTTAAAATCCTCGGCTTAGACCAACTCATGCATATTTATCCTGACAAAGAATCAGCCCTGCTTAGCTGA
- a CDS encoding GAF domain-containing SpoIIE family protein phosphatase — MIKLPQIHIGKLSLLLAILVWLALLFVNLVRLVGILNQMDSGIGVEFIWILQTLFFITVYSFYKYSITKSTQGDFLNLIWRGASTGIFAVGVYLIIELFYSSLGESKLATEPFLRTFFYHVRFGLVTVFLISTSLLWQHLILYQKTKRVVKQWQAYEIAMLVAMFLVFFDRGANEYSFFFGLVLLGILAVIISTNLKWIPYLTFKEKWKSLLFLAIIILTIGYFLWYTFSGERDYEYPVNLTWNLFLISLFWFVLIYAVLSFLVTLFNLPTSSVFEQKLTEAINFQRLSQSIQPEENEEQVLDILMDSCMSAAYADAAWLEMSSSDSSNGCFKERFIDQKTREEITELVKKQKTAQEWVSEKRPDTLSPIQIRIDHPKYESVLLVALVINKAVIGKMVLCKEVRDGFNKEMLNIISTFGRQACIAVENHRLLNQAILNERYQEELKIAQRVQKSLLPTQLDHNQAFDICAFSNAADEVGGDYYDTFQLDEDRFVLIIGDVSGKGTSAAFHMSQMKGIFQSLIQLNLSPSDFMVKANSALSKCLERNHFITASIFIIDTAKQNICHSRAGHVPTLFHNKKQNTSSYLEIDGLGLGILRNMQYENHVVEKTFTYQTGDVLVLFTDGIVEAKNEKSDQFGYERMRTLLEVYHDLSPRDIQAKVIDSLHEFVGRDRLIDDDYSMMVVKFT; from the coding sequence ATGATCAAACTACCACAGATCCATATCGGAAAACTAAGCCTTCTACTAGCCATATTGGTATGGCTGGCACTGCTGTTTGTGAATCTGGTGAGGCTTGTAGGGATTCTCAACCAGATGGACTCCGGTATTGGCGTCGAGTTTATATGGATTTTGCAGACACTTTTTTTCATTACAGTCTATAGCTTTTACAAGTACTCTATCACCAAAAGCACACAAGGCGACTTTCTCAATCTCATATGGCGCGGAGCATCCACTGGAATATTCGCAGTTGGGGTTTACCTGATTATAGAATTGTTTTATAGCTCCCTAGGAGAAAGCAAGCTGGCCACAGAACCTTTCCTGAGAACGTTTTTCTATCATGTGAGATTTGGGTTGGTGACAGTTTTTCTGATTTCCACATCTCTCCTTTGGCAGCACCTTATTCTTTATCAGAAAACCAAACGGGTGGTAAAACAATGGCAGGCGTACGAAATCGCCATGCTGGTGGCTATGTTCTTGGTCTTTTTTGACAGAGGGGCAAACGAATACAGCTTCTTCTTTGGGTTAGTTCTGTTGGGGATATTGGCTGTGATCATTTCCACAAACTTAAAATGGATCCCCTACCTGACCTTTAAGGAAAAATGGAAGTCTCTTCTTTTTTTGGCTATCATAATTCTAACGATCGGATATTTTTTATGGTACACCTTCTCAGGGGAGAGAGACTACGAATACCCAGTAAACCTTACCTGGAACCTATTCCTGATTTCACTGTTTTGGTTTGTGCTGATTTATGCTGTCCTAAGCTTTCTGGTCACCTTATTCAATCTCCCTACATCCTCTGTGTTTGAACAAAAACTCACAGAAGCCATCAATTTCCAACGTCTGAGCCAATCTATTCAGCCAGAAGAAAATGAGGAGCAGGTGCTGGATATACTGATGGATTCGTGTATGAGTGCGGCCTATGCCGATGCTGCGTGGCTCGAAATGTCCAGTTCTGATTCTTCAAATGGATGTTTTAAAGAGAGATTTATCGATCAAAAAACCAGGGAGGAGATCACTGAACTGGTGAAAAAGCAGAAGACTGCCCAGGAGTGGGTAAGTGAAAAACGTCCGGACACACTTAGTCCTATCCAAATAAGGATCGACCATCCTAAATATGAATCGGTTCTTCTCGTCGCATTGGTCATAAACAAAGCAGTAATCGGCAAAATGGTGCTTTGTAAGGAGGTACGTGATGGATTCAACAAAGAAATGCTCAACATCATCAGCACGTTTGGGAGGCAAGCTTGTATAGCAGTAGAAAACCACCGTTTGCTTAATCAGGCCATCCTGAACGAACGTTACCAGGAAGAGCTTAAAATTGCCCAGCGTGTCCAAAAATCATTACTTCCCACCCAGCTAGATCATAATCAAGCTTTTGATATCTGTGCATTTTCCAATGCTGCGGATGAAGTAGGGGGAGATTACTATGACACCTTTCAGCTAGATGAGGATAGGTTTGTGCTGATTATTGGAGATGTATCCGGAAAAGGAACATCGGCAGCTTTTCATATGTCCCAGATGAAGGGGATATTCCAGAGTCTGATCCAGCTAAACCTCAGCCCCTCTGATTTCATGGTTAAGGCCAATTCAGCGCTAAGCAAATGCCTGGAGCGGAACCACTTCATCACTGCATCCATATTTATTATTGACACCGCAAAACAAAACATCTGTCATTCACGTGCAGGTCATGTCCCTACTCTTTTCCACAACAAAAAACAGAACACATCCTCCTATCTGGAGATCGACGGACTAGGTTTAGGGATTTTAAGAAACATGCAATATGAAAATCACGTTGTGGAAAAGACATTCACCTATCAGACAGGCGATGTATTAGTCTTATTCACAGATGGTATAGTGGAAGCAAAGAATGAAAAATCCGATCAATTCGGATATGAACGAATGAGAACCTTATTAGAAGTCTATCACGACCTTTCCCCCCGGGATATTCAGGCAAAAGTCATCGATTCTCTTCATGAATTTGTAGGTAGAGACAGGCTGATCGATGATGATTATTCTATGATGGTGGTGAAATTCACTTAA